In one window of Branchiostoma lanceolatum isolate klBraLanc5 chromosome 15, klBraLanc5.hap2, whole genome shotgun sequence DNA:
- the LOC136421139 gene encoding uncharacterized protein has translation MGGAKAFSTDQVVQEKSSFKASLLRWAVRVILVLIILGFYNHHSHVEEENSALSERVQQLEKEMRELHEHCVVKTSSDYAGVQKGSGATDEPRKHEEEEIKTADKKASMMTDSAAKETVGKEGKLVDEHDAEGRIERSKLAGVKDL, from the exons ATGGGAGGAGCCAAGGCATTCTCGACCGACCAAGTCGTCCAGGAAAAGTCGAGTTTCAAAGCTAGTTTGTTGCGGTGGGCTGTTCGAGTTATTCTTGTTCTCATTATTCTCGGCTTCTATAATCACCACAGTCATGTCGAAGAAGAAAACTCGGCGTTGTCCGAGAGAGTGCAGCAGCTAGAGAAAGAAATGCGGGAACTTCATGAACATTGTGTTGTCAAAACCTCTTCGGATTATGCTGGTGTGCAAAAGGGTTCAGGTGCCACAGATGAACCTAGGAAACATGAG GAGGAGGAAATAAAAACAGCTGACAAGAAGGCATCAATGATGACTGATTCAGCCGCGAAAGAGACAGTCGGAAAAG AAGGCAAGCTCGTCGACGAACATGACGCCGAAGGACGGATTGAACGATCCAAACTTGCTGGTGTGAAAGACCTGTAA
- the LOC136420944 gene encoding cytochrome P450 2U1-like — translation MADSALSLEIFGLSRLNLQTLLVLCLAFLVACLFLRRHRNLPPYPAGWWPVFGHLFALGRAPHLKLTAWRRQYGDVFTVRLGMEDVVVLNGYMAVKDALVDRSELFASRPPSYIFDTVTAFGKGVVTARWGQGFKQKKKFSTSVLKTLGVKVGKGGIEDKIQEEAMCMCGKIAEYGGKPFKVEEELRTTVANVIFSIVFGNRFDYGDERFRELSEAMVGVLVNITAGQIISIFPILRFVPYVNKYYNATLEDNEKILKFIREEISHHRRDFDRENPRDFIDFCLVEVDRHDKLDNLTEDNVVYFVQELFFGGIDTITNTLRWGLLYMALNPDVQNKVQTELDAVVGGTLPSLSQRSQLPYTEATVMEVQRVRAVLALAVPHATTQQVKVADFDIPAGTQVLMNLYSLHVDPAYWPDPDRFDPGRFLDAQGRVINKPDSFMLFSGGRRVCPGEQLAKMELFLLFSSLLQNFTFKPPEGALPLSTDGTLAITLMPHPYKLCAIPR, via the exons ATGGCGGACAGCGCACTATCTTTGGAGATTTTCGGGCTGTCACGTTTGAATTTGCAGACGTTGCTGGTGCTCTGTCTGGCGTTCCTTGTGGCGTGCCTGTTTCTAAGACGTCACAGGAACCTTCCACCTTACCCTGCGGGATGGTGGCCTGTCTTCGGGCACCTCTTCGCCTTGGGCCGAGCACCTCACCTCAAGCTGACGGCATGGAGGCGGCAATACGGGGACGTCTTCACCGTCAGGTTGGGGATGGAAGATGTGGTGGTTCTGAACGGCTACATGGCAGTGAAGGACGCACTCGTGGATAGGTCAGAGCTGTTCGCCTCCAGGCCACCGAGCTACATATTTGACACCGTTACTGCTTTTGGGAAAG GTGTTGTAACTGCCCGATGGGGACAGGGtttcaaacaaaagaagaaattcTCCACTAGTGTCTTAAAGACCTTGGGCGTGAAAGTCGGAAAGGGTGGCATCGAAGACAAGATTCAAGAAGAAGCAATGTGTATGTGTGGCAAG ATTGCAGAGTATGGAGGAAAGCCATTCAAAGTGGAGGAAGAATTAAGAACCACGGTAGCAAACGTTATTTTCTCCATAGTCTTCGGCAATCGCTTTGACTATGGAGATGAGAGGTTCAGAGAGCTGTCAGAAGCGATGGTTGGGGTCTTGGTGAACATTACAGCCGGGCAAATCATCAGTATATTCCCAATCCTCCGATTTGTTCCATATG tGAATAAATATTACAATGCCACGCTCGAGGACAACGAGAAGATTCTGAAGTTCATAAGGGAAGAGATATCTCACCATCGTCGCGACTTTGACCGTGAGAATCCGCGAGACTTCATCGATTTCTGCCTGGTTGAAGTGGACAGACATGACAAGTTGGACAACCTCACAGAAGACAATGTGGTGTATTTTGTTCAAGAACTCTTCTTTGGTGGAATCGACACAATCACAAATACTCTCCGATGGGGCCTTCTGTACATGGCCCTGAACCCAGACGTCCAGAATAAG GTGCAAACGGAGCTTGATGCCGTGGTTGGAGGTACCCTGCCCAGCCTGTCCCAGCGTTCCCAGCTGCCCTACACGGAGGCTACCGTGATGGAAGTACAGCGTGTCCGGGCGGTGCTTGCTCTAGCTGTACCCCATGCTACAACACAACAGGTCAAAGTTGCCGACTTCGACATTCCGGCTGGAACCCAA GTCCTGATGAACTTGTACTCCCTACACGTGGACCCTGCTTACTGGCCGGATCCGGACAGGTTTGACCCCGGCAGGTTTCTGGACGCACAAGGACGCGTCATCAACAAGCCGGATTCTTTCATGCTGTTCTCAGGGG GGCGGCGTGTGTGCCCCGGAGAGCAGCTCGCCAAGATGGAACTGTTTCTGCTCTTCTCCAGTCTCCTGCAGAACTTCACCTTTAAGCCGCCAGAGGGCGCTCTGCCATTGTCTACTGACGGAACATTAGCGATCACACTTATGCCTCATCCGTATAAGCTTTGTGCTATTCCTCGTTAA
- the LOC136420940 gene encoding gastrula zinc finger protein XlCGF57.1-like yields MPPAKATAQVSKNARKARRECQHTCRHCGHDADSACALKRHVRTHTGERPFKCDQCRYSANEKHHLARHIATKHGHEKPFTCGECEYATADITCLKRHIAFHTGERPFKCTLCEYTAGVKYDLKRHMWVHSGERPFKCSLCDYTSTRKASVQRHMVKHTGERPYRCGHCDYSAVHKGTVEDHILAAHMGAAPLSCDVCGYTTPLKGNMRKHMNKHKNGDRYQCELCDYKTTFKCNLRLHIARHAGQKPYVCDECGYAAGDKYKLARHMAKHSPEKPFKCHLCNFSTVLNEYLQRHLLTHTGEKRFKCEHCGYSSPFRDNLAKHIARHRSDKPYKCSQCEYASTVKEGLKRHMKSHHC; encoded by the exons ATGCCTCCAGCAAAAGCCACAGCACAAGTTAGCAAGAACGCTAGAAAG GCGAGGAGAGAATGTCAGCACACTTGTCGACATTGCGGGCACGACGCAGACAGCGCCTGCGCATTAAAGCGCCACGTGCGAacacacaccggtgagagaccctTCAAATGCGACCAGTGCAGATATTCAGCAAACGAAAAGCATCATCTGGCGAGGCACATCGCGACAAAACATGGGCACGAAAAACCGTTTACCTGCGGAGAGTGCGAATACGCAACGGCTGACATAACGTGCTTGAAACGCCACATCGCTTTTCACACCGGCGAGAGACCATTTAAGTGTACATTATGTGAATATACAGCTGGAGTTAAGTACGACCTAAAACGCCACATGTGGGTACACAGCGGTGAGAGACCGTTCAAATGTTCTCTCTGTGATTACACATCAACGAGGAAGGCTTCTGTCCAGCGTCACATGGTTAagcacaccggtgagagaccctaCCGTTGCGGACATTGCGACTACTCCGCCGTACACAAGGGAACAGTGGAAGATCACATCCTAGCGGCTCACATGGGAGCTGCACCTCTCTCATGCGATGTCTGTGGCTACACCACGCCCCTGAAGGGCAACATGAGAAAACACATGAACAAGCATAAAAACGGCGACCGTTACCAATGCGAATTGTGCGATTACAAAACCACTTTCAAATGTAACCTGCGACTTCACATTGCGAGGCATGCAGGGCAGAAACCTTACGTGTGTGACGAGTGTGGATACGCAGCAGGGGACAAGTACAAACTCGCCCGACACATGGCCAAACATTCGCCGGAAAAACCATTCAAGTGTCACCTCTGCAACTTCTCCACCGTTCTAAACGAGTACTTACAACGTCACTTGCtgactcacacaggagagaaacgtTTCAAGTGTGAACACTGTGGTTATTCAAGCCCCTTCAGAGATAATCTGGCAAAACACATTGCCAGGCACAGAAGTGATAAACCGTATAAATGCAGTCAGTGTGAGTACGCCTCTACTGTCAAAGAAGGTCTCAAGCGTCATATGAAAAGTCACCACTGTTAA